In Portunus trituberculatus isolate SZX2019 chromosome 28, ASM1759143v1, whole genome shotgun sequence, one genomic interval encodes:
- the LOC123510024 gene encoding uncharacterized protein LOC123510024 isoform X3, with amino-acid sequence MQQQYQWRLGQPATMFLWRLRCAASWRGATLTLLLLSIANCFFSYYTYLNSRLPFDLPAVQSDDCIITRRELARRVMRVQRQVETLRGNKGGGVLSPIMAHELRAIARELDPRITSEKDQKTAVVSKGYVCQEVYRGKEADLSFYHNFMQVECDDAPPFREVLTVILSTKGWMQDRVATVVHNLKKHYDVDVVVLTYDSDYGLGPLSVEGVSVQAWSPDTTTSSAINKAVASVKTPFVLLSDSLTHFSGELCSLERLVRVLDQEGETAAAAAGSYRISDGTWTHGCLQRRLENYQLAYVSGYEHSRHECMFCDDILGPFVARTNTLQQVPLTDSLDGSVSMRDWFINLYIAGHFAVACPDVMFFVDEAPLMAHQDWKEVATAWAVQYVWPHDGEKHEFTCEEVKMECVNIMKMVSSFLVPPCCREALRRELGLVQECGEELGLYVELQDGSLLGAVKTDGILPWDFDMDVLGDCKDQEVWMKQGTACMGRKGCSSVLVQGTYWMTTCNVSFVDVSCRPDRLKRLPPEYRKFPTKVNYNGRMINVPPNPALVSRNHYGPEYLRHEVHWRYTGKDKRLWNRCFKSGFHACLENFPTDGNIKFMDFPHQLVGL; translated from the exons atgcagcagcagtaccagtgGCGGCTTGGTCAG CCCGCCACCATGTTCCTGTGGCGTCTACGGTGCGCGGCGTCCTGGCGTGGCGCTACCCTGaccctcctcctgctgtccaTTGCGAACTGCTTCTTCTCCTACTACACCTACCTCAACTCCAGACTTCCCTTCGACT TGCCCGCCGTTCAGAGCGATGACTGCATTATCACCAGGAGGGAGCTGGCGAGGCGGGTGATGCGGGTACAGCGGCAGGTGGAGACGCTgcgag GTAACAAAGGCGGCGGCGTGCTGTCCCCCATCATGGCCCATGAGCTGCGGGCCATCGCACGGGAGTTGGATCCAAGGATCACCTCCGAGAAGGACCAGAAGACCGCGGTAGTGTCCAAAGGCTACGTGTGCCAAGAGGTGTACCGCGGCAAGGAGGCGGACCTCTCCTTCTATCACAACTTCATGCAGGTGGAGTGTGACGACGCGCCGCCCTTCAGGGAGGTGCTCACCGTCATCCTCTCCACCAAGGGCTGGATGCAGGATCGTGTGGCCACTGTGGTGCACAACCTCAAAAAGCACTACGATGTGGACGTGGTGGTGCTGACTTATGATTCGGACTATGGCCTTGGCCCGCTCAGCGTGGAGGGCGTGTCCGTGCAAGCCTGGAGTCCCGACACCACCACGTCCTCCGCCATCAACAAGGCGGTGGCCAGCGTGAAGACGCCCTTCGTTCTCCTGTCGGACTCTCTGACGCACTTCTCTGGGGAGCTATGTTCCCTGGAACGACTGGTGAGGGTGTTGGACCAGGAAGGggagacggcggcggcggcggcagggagCTACCGGATATCTGACGGCACCTGGACGCACGGGTGTCTTCAGCGACGTCTGGAAAACTACCAGCTGGCTTATGTGTCGGGCTACGAGCACTCCCGCCACGAATGCATGTTTTGTGACGACATCCTGGGGCCCTTCGTGGCGCGCACCAACACCCTTCAGCAAGTGCCGCTGACGGACAGCCTGGACGGGTCCGTCTCCATGCGGGACTGGTTTATCAATCTATACATTGCCGGCCACTTCGCCGTCGCCTGTCCGGATGTCATGTTCTTCGTGGACGAGGCGCCGCTGATGGCTCACCAAGACTGGAAGGAAGTGGCCACCGCGTGGGCCGTGCAGTACGTGTGGCCACACGACGGCGAGAAGCATGAGTTTACGTGCGAGGAGGTGAAGATGGAATGTGTCAACATCATGAAGATGGTGTCGTCCTTCCTGGTGCCGCCGTGCTGCCGCGAGGCGCTGCGCCGAGAGCTGGGCCTGGTGCAGGAATGCGGCGAGGAGCTCGGCCTGTATGTGGAGCTGCAGGACGGCAGCCTGCTCGGAGCCGTCAAGACAGACGGGATTCTGCCGTGGGACTTCGACATGGATGTGCTGGGGGACTGCAAGGACCAGGAGGTGTGGATGAAGCAGGGCACGGCGTGCATGGGGCGCAAAGGCTGCAGCTCCGTCCTCGTTCAGGGGACCTACTGGATGACCACCTGTAACGTGTCCTTCGTTGACGTGTCATGCAGACCCGACAGACTTAAGCGGCTGCCGCCTGAGTACCGCAAATTTCCTACCAAAGTGAACTACAACGGCAGGATGATCAACGTGCCGCCGAACCCGGCGCTGGTGTCCAGGAACCACTACGGACCCGAGTACCTGCGTCACGAGGTGCACTGGCGGTACACGGGTAAGGACAAGCGGCTCTGGAACCGCTGCTTCAAGTCGGGTTTCCACGCCTGCCTGGAAAACTTCCCTACCGACGGGAATATCAAATTTATGGACTTTCCTCACCAACTGGTGGGGCTctga
- the LOC123510024 gene encoding uncharacterized protein LOC123510024 isoform X5, translating to MFLWRLRCAASWRGATLTLLLLSIANCFFSYYTYLNSRLPFDLPAVQSDDCIITRRELARRVMRVQRQVETLRGNKGGGVLSPIMAHELRAIARELDPRITSEKDQKTAVVSKGYVCQEVYRGKEADLSFYHNFMQVECDDAPPFREVLTVILSTKGWMQDRVATVVHNLKKHYDVDVVVLTYDSDYGLGPLSVEGVSVQAWSPDTTTSSAINKAVASVKTPFVLLSDSLTHFSGELCSLERLVRVLDQEGETAAAAAGSYRISDGTWTHGCLQRRLENYQLAYVSGYEHSRHECMFCDDILGPFVARTNTLQQVPLTDSLDGSVSMRDWFINLYIAGHFAVACPDVMFFVDEAPLMAHQDWKEVATAWAVQYVWPHDGEKHEFTCEEVKMECVNIMKMVSSFLVPPCCREALRRELGLVQECGEELGLYVELQDGSLLGAVKTDGILPWDFDMDVLGDCKDQEVWMKQGTACMGRKGCSSVLVQGTYWMTTCNVSFVDVSCRPDRLKRLPPEYRKFPTKVNYNGRMINVPPNPALVSRNHYGPEYLRHEVHWRYTGKDKRLWNRCFKSGFHACLENFPTDGNIKFMDFPHQLVGL from the exons ATGTTCCTGTGGCGTCTACGGTGCGCGGCGTCCTGGCGTGGCGCTACCCTGaccctcctcctgctgtccaTTGCGAACTGCTTCTTCTCCTACTACACCTACCTCAACTCCAGACTTCCCTTCGACT TGCCCGCCGTTCAGAGCGATGACTGCATTATCACCAGGAGGGAGCTGGCGAGGCGGGTGATGCGGGTACAGCGGCAGGTGGAGACGCTgcgag GTAACAAAGGCGGCGGCGTGCTGTCCCCCATCATGGCCCATGAGCTGCGGGCCATCGCACGGGAGTTGGATCCAAGGATCACCTCCGAGAAGGACCAGAAGACCGCGGTAGTGTCCAAAGGCTACGTGTGCCAAGAGGTGTACCGCGGCAAGGAGGCGGACCTCTCCTTCTATCACAACTTCATGCAGGTGGAGTGTGACGACGCGCCGCCCTTCAGGGAGGTGCTCACCGTCATCCTCTCCACCAAGGGCTGGATGCAGGATCGTGTGGCCACTGTGGTGCACAACCTCAAAAAGCACTACGATGTGGACGTGGTGGTGCTGACTTATGATTCGGACTATGGCCTTGGCCCGCTCAGCGTGGAGGGCGTGTCCGTGCAAGCCTGGAGTCCCGACACCACCACGTCCTCCGCCATCAACAAGGCGGTGGCCAGCGTGAAGACGCCCTTCGTTCTCCTGTCGGACTCTCTGACGCACTTCTCTGGGGAGCTATGTTCCCTGGAACGACTGGTGAGGGTGTTGGACCAGGAAGGggagacggcggcggcggcggcagggagCTACCGGATATCTGACGGCACCTGGACGCACGGGTGTCTTCAGCGACGTCTGGAAAACTACCAGCTGGCTTATGTGTCGGGCTACGAGCACTCCCGCCACGAATGCATGTTTTGTGACGACATCCTGGGGCCCTTCGTGGCGCGCACCAACACCCTTCAGCAAGTGCCGCTGACGGACAGCCTGGACGGGTCCGTCTCCATGCGGGACTGGTTTATCAATCTATACATTGCCGGCCACTTCGCCGTCGCCTGTCCGGATGTCATGTTCTTCGTGGACGAGGCGCCGCTGATGGCTCACCAAGACTGGAAGGAAGTGGCCACCGCGTGGGCCGTGCAGTACGTGTGGCCACACGACGGCGAGAAGCATGAGTTTACGTGCGAGGAGGTGAAGATGGAATGTGTCAACATCATGAAGATGGTGTCGTCCTTCCTGGTGCCGCCGTGCTGCCGCGAGGCGCTGCGCCGAGAGCTGGGCCTGGTGCAGGAATGCGGCGAGGAGCTCGGCCTGTATGTGGAGCTGCAGGACGGCAGCCTGCTCGGAGCCGTCAAGACAGACGGGATTCTGCCGTGGGACTTCGACATGGATGTGCTGGGGGACTGCAAGGACCAGGAGGTGTGGATGAAGCAGGGCACGGCGTGCATGGGGCGCAAAGGCTGCAGCTCCGTCCTCGTTCAGGGGACCTACTGGATGACCACCTGTAACGTGTCCTTCGTTGACGTGTCATGCAGACCCGACAGACTTAAGCGGCTGCCGCCTGAGTACCGCAAATTTCCTACCAAAGTGAACTACAACGGCAGGATGATCAACGTGCCGCCGAACCCGGCGCTGGTGTCCAGGAACCACTACGGACCCGAGTACCTGCGTCACGAGGTGCACTGGCGGTACACGGGTAAGGACAAGCGGCTCTGGAACCGCTGCTTCAAGTCGGGTTTCCACGCCTGCCTGGAAAACTTCCCTACCGACGGGAATATCAAATTTATGGACTTTCCTCACCAACTGGTGGGGCTctga
- the LOC123510024 gene encoding uncharacterized protein LOC123510024 isoform X1, with protein MHYHLTVQAVAHSANSWHRFAFGSLRSACPAPPPPHASPTRRDPHQPLYAHSSTGDQLGETWRSEPATMFLWRLRCAASWRGATLTLLLLSIANCFFSYYTYLNSRLPFDLPAVQSDDCIITRRELARRVMRVQRQVETLRGNKGGGVLSPIMAHELRAIARELDPRITSEKDQKTAVVSKGYVCQEVYRGKEADLSFYHNFMQVECDDAPPFREVLTVILSTKGWMQDRVATVVHNLKKHYDVDVVVLTYDSDYGLGPLSVEGVSVQAWSPDTTTSSAINKAVASVKTPFVLLSDSLTHFSGELCSLERLVRVLDQEGETAAAAAGSYRISDGTWTHGCLQRRLENYQLAYVSGYEHSRHECMFCDDILGPFVARTNTLQQVPLTDSLDGSVSMRDWFINLYIAGHFAVACPDVMFFVDEAPLMAHQDWKEVATAWAVQYVWPHDGEKHEFTCEEVKMECVNIMKMVSSFLVPPCCREALRRELGLVQECGEELGLYVELQDGSLLGAVKTDGILPWDFDMDVLGDCKDQEVWMKQGTACMGRKGCSSVLVQGTYWMTTCNVSFVDVSCRPDRLKRLPPEYRKFPTKVNYNGRMINVPPNPALVSRNHYGPEYLRHEVHWRYTGKDKRLWNRCFKSGFHACLENFPTDGNIKFMDFPHQLVGL; from the exons CCCGCCACCATGTTCCTGTGGCGTCTACGGTGCGCGGCGTCCTGGCGTGGCGCTACCCTGaccctcctcctgctgtccaTTGCGAACTGCTTCTTCTCCTACTACACCTACCTCAACTCCAGACTTCCCTTCGACT TGCCCGCCGTTCAGAGCGATGACTGCATTATCACCAGGAGGGAGCTGGCGAGGCGGGTGATGCGGGTACAGCGGCAGGTGGAGACGCTgcgag GTAACAAAGGCGGCGGCGTGCTGTCCCCCATCATGGCCCATGAGCTGCGGGCCATCGCACGGGAGTTGGATCCAAGGATCACCTCCGAGAAGGACCAGAAGACCGCGGTAGTGTCCAAAGGCTACGTGTGCCAAGAGGTGTACCGCGGCAAGGAGGCGGACCTCTCCTTCTATCACAACTTCATGCAGGTGGAGTGTGACGACGCGCCGCCCTTCAGGGAGGTGCTCACCGTCATCCTCTCCACCAAGGGCTGGATGCAGGATCGTGTGGCCACTGTGGTGCACAACCTCAAAAAGCACTACGATGTGGACGTGGTGGTGCTGACTTATGATTCGGACTATGGCCTTGGCCCGCTCAGCGTGGAGGGCGTGTCCGTGCAAGCCTGGAGTCCCGACACCACCACGTCCTCCGCCATCAACAAGGCGGTGGCCAGCGTGAAGACGCCCTTCGTTCTCCTGTCGGACTCTCTGACGCACTTCTCTGGGGAGCTATGTTCCCTGGAACGACTGGTGAGGGTGTTGGACCAGGAAGGggagacggcggcggcggcggcagggagCTACCGGATATCTGACGGCACCTGGACGCACGGGTGTCTTCAGCGACGTCTGGAAAACTACCAGCTGGCTTATGTGTCGGGCTACGAGCACTCCCGCCACGAATGCATGTTTTGTGACGACATCCTGGGGCCCTTCGTGGCGCGCACCAACACCCTTCAGCAAGTGCCGCTGACGGACAGCCTGGACGGGTCCGTCTCCATGCGGGACTGGTTTATCAATCTATACATTGCCGGCCACTTCGCCGTCGCCTGTCCGGATGTCATGTTCTTCGTGGACGAGGCGCCGCTGATGGCTCACCAAGACTGGAAGGAAGTGGCCACCGCGTGGGCCGTGCAGTACGTGTGGCCACACGACGGCGAGAAGCATGAGTTTACGTGCGAGGAGGTGAAGATGGAATGTGTCAACATCATGAAGATGGTGTCGTCCTTCCTGGTGCCGCCGTGCTGCCGCGAGGCGCTGCGCCGAGAGCTGGGCCTGGTGCAGGAATGCGGCGAGGAGCTCGGCCTGTATGTGGAGCTGCAGGACGGCAGCCTGCTCGGAGCCGTCAAGACAGACGGGATTCTGCCGTGGGACTTCGACATGGATGTGCTGGGGGACTGCAAGGACCAGGAGGTGTGGATGAAGCAGGGCACGGCGTGCATGGGGCGCAAAGGCTGCAGCTCCGTCCTCGTTCAGGGGACCTACTGGATGACCACCTGTAACGTGTCCTTCGTTGACGTGTCATGCAGACCCGACAGACTTAAGCGGCTGCCGCCTGAGTACCGCAAATTTCCTACCAAAGTGAACTACAACGGCAGGATGATCAACGTGCCGCCGAACCCGGCGCTGGTGTCCAGGAACCACTACGGACCCGAGTACCTGCGTCACGAGGTGCACTGGCGGTACACGGGTAAGGACAAGCGGCTCTGGAACCGCTGCTTCAAGTCGGGTTTCCACGCCTGCCTGGAAAACTTCCCTACCGACGGGAATATCAAATTTATGGACTTTCCTCACCAACTGGTGGGGCTctga
- the LOC123510024 gene encoding uncharacterized protein LOC123510024 isoform X4 — MSAKPATMFLWRLRCAASWRGATLTLLLLSIANCFFSYYTYLNSRLPFDLPAVQSDDCIITRRELARRVMRVQRQVETLRGNKGGGVLSPIMAHELRAIARELDPRITSEKDQKTAVVSKGYVCQEVYRGKEADLSFYHNFMQVECDDAPPFREVLTVILSTKGWMQDRVATVVHNLKKHYDVDVVVLTYDSDYGLGPLSVEGVSVQAWSPDTTTSSAINKAVASVKTPFVLLSDSLTHFSGELCSLERLVRVLDQEGETAAAAAGSYRISDGTWTHGCLQRRLENYQLAYVSGYEHSRHECMFCDDILGPFVARTNTLQQVPLTDSLDGSVSMRDWFINLYIAGHFAVACPDVMFFVDEAPLMAHQDWKEVATAWAVQYVWPHDGEKHEFTCEEVKMECVNIMKMVSSFLVPPCCREALRRELGLVQECGEELGLYVELQDGSLLGAVKTDGILPWDFDMDVLGDCKDQEVWMKQGTACMGRKGCSSVLVQGTYWMTTCNVSFVDVSCRPDRLKRLPPEYRKFPTKVNYNGRMINVPPNPALVSRNHYGPEYLRHEVHWRYTGKDKRLWNRCFKSGFHACLENFPTDGNIKFMDFPHQLVGL, encoded by the exons ATGTCCGCTAAA CCCGCCACCATGTTCCTGTGGCGTCTACGGTGCGCGGCGTCCTGGCGTGGCGCTACCCTGaccctcctcctgctgtccaTTGCGAACTGCTTCTTCTCCTACTACACCTACCTCAACTCCAGACTTCCCTTCGACT TGCCCGCCGTTCAGAGCGATGACTGCATTATCACCAGGAGGGAGCTGGCGAGGCGGGTGATGCGGGTACAGCGGCAGGTGGAGACGCTgcgag GTAACAAAGGCGGCGGCGTGCTGTCCCCCATCATGGCCCATGAGCTGCGGGCCATCGCACGGGAGTTGGATCCAAGGATCACCTCCGAGAAGGACCAGAAGACCGCGGTAGTGTCCAAAGGCTACGTGTGCCAAGAGGTGTACCGCGGCAAGGAGGCGGACCTCTCCTTCTATCACAACTTCATGCAGGTGGAGTGTGACGACGCGCCGCCCTTCAGGGAGGTGCTCACCGTCATCCTCTCCACCAAGGGCTGGATGCAGGATCGTGTGGCCACTGTGGTGCACAACCTCAAAAAGCACTACGATGTGGACGTGGTGGTGCTGACTTATGATTCGGACTATGGCCTTGGCCCGCTCAGCGTGGAGGGCGTGTCCGTGCAAGCCTGGAGTCCCGACACCACCACGTCCTCCGCCATCAACAAGGCGGTGGCCAGCGTGAAGACGCCCTTCGTTCTCCTGTCGGACTCTCTGACGCACTTCTCTGGGGAGCTATGTTCCCTGGAACGACTGGTGAGGGTGTTGGACCAGGAAGGggagacggcggcggcggcggcagggagCTACCGGATATCTGACGGCACCTGGACGCACGGGTGTCTTCAGCGACGTCTGGAAAACTACCAGCTGGCTTATGTGTCGGGCTACGAGCACTCCCGCCACGAATGCATGTTTTGTGACGACATCCTGGGGCCCTTCGTGGCGCGCACCAACACCCTTCAGCAAGTGCCGCTGACGGACAGCCTGGACGGGTCCGTCTCCATGCGGGACTGGTTTATCAATCTATACATTGCCGGCCACTTCGCCGTCGCCTGTCCGGATGTCATGTTCTTCGTGGACGAGGCGCCGCTGATGGCTCACCAAGACTGGAAGGAAGTGGCCACCGCGTGGGCCGTGCAGTACGTGTGGCCACACGACGGCGAGAAGCATGAGTTTACGTGCGAGGAGGTGAAGATGGAATGTGTCAACATCATGAAGATGGTGTCGTCCTTCCTGGTGCCGCCGTGCTGCCGCGAGGCGCTGCGCCGAGAGCTGGGCCTGGTGCAGGAATGCGGCGAGGAGCTCGGCCTGTATGTGGAGCTGCAGGACGGCAGCCTGCTCGGAGCCGTCAAGACAGACGGGATTCTGCCGTGGGACTTCGACATGGATGTGCTGGGGGACTGCAAGGACCAGGAGGTGTGGATGAAGCAGGGCACGGCGTGCATGGGGCGCAAAGGCTGCAGCTCCGTCCTCGTTCAGGGGACCTACTGGATGACCACCTGTAACGTGTCCTTCGTTGACGTGTCATGCAGACCCGACAGACTTAAGCGGCTGCCGCCTGAGTACCGCAAATTTCCTACCAAAGTGAACTACAACGGCAGGATGATCAACGTGCCGCCGAACCCGGCGCTGGTGTCCAGGAACCACTACGGACCCGAGTACCTGCGTCACGAGGTGCACTGGCGGTACACGGGTAAGGACAAGCGGCTCTGGAACCGCTGCTTCAAGTCGGGTTTCCACGCCTGCCTGGAAAACTTCCCTACCGACGGGAATATCAAATTTATGGACTTTCCTCACCAACTGGTGGGGCTctga
- the LOC123510024 gene encoding uncharacterized protein LOC123510024 isoform X2, with translation MDYPILFDLYDEPKAGRGEKPATMFLWRLRCAASWRGATLTLLLLSIANCFFSYYTYLNSRLPFDLPAVQSDDCIITRRELARRVMRVQRQVETLRGNKGGGVLSPIMAHELRAIARELDPRITSEKDQKTAVVSKGYVCQEVYRGKEADLSFYHNFMQVECDDAPPFREVLTVILSTKGWMQDRVATVVHNLKKHYDVDVVVLTYDSDYGLGPLSVEGVSVQAWSPDTTTSSAINKAVASVKTPFVLLSDSLTHFSGELCSLERLVRVLDQEGETAAAAAGSYRISDGTWTHGCLQRRLENYQLAYVSGYEHSRHECMFCDDILGPFVARTNTLQQVPLTDSLDGSVSMRDWFINLYIAGHFAVACPDVMFFVDEAPLMAHQDWKEVATAWAVQYVWPHDGEKHEFTCEEVKMECVNIMKMVSSFLVPPCCREALRRELGLVQECGEELGLYVELQDGSLLGAVKTDGILPWDFDMDVLGDCKDQEVWMKQGTACMGRKGCSSVLVQGTYWMTTCNVSFVDVSCRPDRLKRLPPEYRKFPTKVNYNGRMINVPPNPALVSRNHYGPEYLRHEVHWRYTGKDKRLWNRCFKSGFHACLENFPTDGNIKFMDFPHQLVGL, from the exons ATGGACTACCCTATTTTATTTGATCTGTATGACGAACCGAAGGCAGGACGTGGAGAAaag CCCGCCACCATGTTCCTGTGGCGTCTACGGTGCGCGGCGTCCTGGCGTGGCGCTACCCTGaccctcctcctgctgtccaTTGCGAACTGCTTCTTCTCCTACTACACCTACCTCAACTCCAGACTTCCCTTCGACT TGCCCGCCGTTCAGAGCGATGACTGCATTATCACCAGGAGGGAGCTGGCGAGGCGGGTGATGCGGGTACAGCGGCAGGTGGAGACGCTgcgag GTAACAAAGGCGGCGGCGTGCTGTCCCCCATCATGGCCCATGAGCTGCGGGCCATCGCACGGGAGTTGGATCCAAGGATCACCTCCGAGAAGGACCAGAAGACCGCGGTAGTGTCCAAAGGCTACGTGTGCCAAGAGGTGTACCGCGGCAAGGAGGCGGACCTCTCCTTCTATCACAACTTCATGCAGGTGGAGTGTGACGACGCGCCGCCCTTCAGGGAGGTGCTCACCGTCATCCTCTCCACCAAGGGCTGGATGCAGGATCGTGTGGCCACTGTGGTGCACAACCTCAAAAAGCACTACGATGTGGACGTGGTGGTGCTGACTTATGATTCGGACTATGGCCTTGGCCCGCTCAGCGTGGAGGGCGTGTCCGTGCAAGCCTGGAGTCCCGACACCACCACGTCCTCCGCCATCAACAAGGCGGTGGCCAGCGTGAAGACGCCCTTCGTTCTCCTGTCGGACTCTCTGACGCACTTCTCTGGGGAGCTATGTTCCCTGGAACGACTGGTGAGGGTGTTGGACCAGGAAGGggagacggcggcggcggcggcagggagCTACCGGATATCTGACGGCACCTGGACGCACGGGTGTCTTCAGCGACGTCTGGAAAACTACCAGCTGGCTTATGTGTCGGGCTACGAGCACTCCCGCCACGAATGCATGTTTTGTGACGACATCCTGGGGCCCTTCGTGGCGCGCACCAACACCCTTCAGCAAGTGCCGCTGACGGACAGCCTGGACGGGTCCGTCTCCATGCGGGACTGGTTTATCAATCTATACATTGCCGGCCACTTCGCCGTCGCCTGTCCGGATGTCATGTTCTTCGTGGACGAGGCGCCGCTGATGGCTCACCAAGACTGGAAGGAAGTGGCCACCGCGTGGGCCGTGCAGTACGTGTGGCCACACGACGGCGAGAAGCATGAGTTTACGTGCGAGGAGGTGAAGATGGAATGTGTCAACATCATGAAGATGGTGTCGTCCTTCCTGGTGCCGCCGTGCTGCCGCGAGGCGCTGCGCCGAGAGCTGGGCCTGGTGCAGGAATGCGGCGAGGAGCTCGGCCTGTATGTGGAGCTGCAGGACGGCAGCCTGCTCGGAGCCGTCAAGACAGACGGGATTCTGCCGTGGGACTTCGACATGGATGTGCTGGGGGACTGCAAGGACCAGGAGGTGTGGATGAAGCAGGGCACGGCGTGCATGGGGCGCAAAGGCTGCAGCTCCGTCCTCGTTCAGGGGACCTACTGGATGACCACCTGTAACGTGTCCTTCGTTGACGTGTCATGCAGACCCGACAGACTTAAGCGGCTGCCGCCTGAGTACCGCAAATTTCCTACCAAAGTGAACTACAACGGCAGGATGATCAACGTGCCGCCGAACCCGGCGCTGGTGTCCAGGAACCACTACGGACCCGAGTACCTGCGTCACGAGGTGCACTGGCGGTACACGGGTAAGGACAAGCGGCTCTGGAACCGCTGCTTCAAGTCGGGTTTCCACGCCTGCCTGGAAAACTTCCCTACCGACGGGAATATCAAATTTATGGACTTTCCTCACCAACTGGTGGGGCTctga